The region GGCTGAGTTAGCGTTAAGTCGCGATCGTGAAGATTTAGCGCGCGCCGCTTTGCTAGAGAAAAGTAAACAACAAGACTTGCTCAATGCCCTGCAGCGCGAGCAGCAGGTTATCGCCGAGAGCATCGATAAGTTGGCTGAAGCCATCAGTGCCCTTGAAGCAAAGTTGGTGGATGCCCGCTCTCGCCAGCAAGCCATGCAATTGCGCGAGCGCAGTGCCCAAAGTCGTATCAAGGTACAAGATCGCGTGCGCCACAGTGAAAATGCCTCGGCGGTGGATAAGTTTGACCGCATGGAGCGAAAAATCGACGAGTTAGAAGCCAAAGCCGATATTTACAGTCAAGCGAAAGGTTTAGAGCAGTCCTTTGCCGAGCTTGAAGTGGATGATGCGATTAGCCGCGAGCTGGAAAAATTAAAAGCCAA is a window of Oceanisphaera sp. IT1-181 DNA encoding:
- the pspA gene encoding phage shock protein PspA, translating into MSIFSRLADIVNANLNSILDKAEDPAKMVRLIIQEMEDELVRERSNLARFLAEKKDLFRQVERHQERVLEWQTKAELALSRDREDLARAALLEKSKQQDLLNALQREQQVIAESIDKLAEAISALEAKLVDARSRQQAMQLRERSAQSRIKVQDRVRHSENASAVDKFDRMERKIDELEAKADIYSQAKGLEQSFAELEVDDAISRELEKLKAKMKPTPAGAAPQANLNKEQ